The sequence atgattgatgtcagctggtccttttttggcagggctgaaatgcagtggaaatgtttttgggggattcagttcatttgcatggcaaagagggactttgcaattcatctgatcactcttaacattctggagtatatgcaaattgccatcatacaaactgaggcagcagaatgAAAATGCatgtgtgtcattctcaacttttggccacgactgtacacacacaATGTAGATGAACAGCCCTTAACACACCGAGCTGAAGCCACCCGGCATCACACCGAGCTGAAGCCACTGACAGTGCTAGCAGCATCACACTGAGCTGAAGCCACTCGGCATCACACCGAGCTGAAGCCACTCAGCATCACACCGAGCTGAAGCCACCCTTTCCTCCTTGTTAGTACAGTACCTCCCTTTCACAGCCACCCAGCTTAGGCACGAGCCAGCAAACTGTCCTTCTGGCACGAGCCAGCAAACTGGCCTTCTGGCACGAGCCAGCAAACTGGCCTTCTGGCACGAGCCAGCAAACTGTGTTTTGTTCCACAGATCAAACGTACCAATTTCTGACATACTCCTGTTTTCTTTTGAATTGACCTTCTCATATGTTGTTttgatttaatttttttttttaaacgaaacGTAAAATAGACAAAAATCTTTTGCTGGACGTCATCCGATGTGgttgtgtaagtcgctctggataagagcgtctgctaaatgacttaaatgtaaatgtggttgGGCAGCCATTTTGAGTTGGAGCCTGAAGACCACAAGGCAGGTCCCCAGTGGAGGGGGGGGCTTATTGACCTCTGACCTGGTCAGATGTTGGATCTGGCTTCAATAACCTGTAGAAGTGgccagctgcagagaagtacagGACACCATGTTCGATCTGGCTTAAATAACCTGTAGAAGTGGCCAGCTACAGAGAAGTACAGGACACCATGTTCGATCTGGCTTAAATAACCTGTAGAAGTGGCCAGCTACAGAGAAGTACAGGACACCATGTTCGATCTGGCTTAAATAACCTGTAGAAGTGGCCAGCTACAGAGAAGTACAGGACACCATGTTGGATTTGAGACCTGTTCAAATACCTTGTAGAAGTCAACAACTACAGTGAAGAACAAGGAACCAATGAAACCAGCACAGTATCCCCTTTCCCCCCCAGACACAGTACAGCTACACAGTAGGTCCCCATCCACACGTCAGACACATTGTTATTATGGCATTCTGTAACGTGTGTAACAGGGTGAATAATGGTCAGGCTCTGAAGTCTGAACTAGCACAGAGAGTAGTGTGTATGACCTCATCAACATCGCCCTGGCCTGATGTTAACCCAGACCTCATCTGCATCCCCCCTGGTCTGATGTTAACCCAGACCTCATCTGCATCCCCCCCCCCTGGTCTGATGTTAACCCAGACCTCTTCAACATCCCCCCTGGCCTGATGTTAACCCAGACCTCATCAACACATCTACATCCCCCTGGCCTGATGTTGACCCAGACCTCTACACCCCCCTGGTCTGATGTTAACCCAGACCTCTTCAACACATCAACATCCCCCTGGCCTGATGACCTCATCAACATCCCCTGGCCTGATGTTAACCCAGACCTCATCAACATCCCCCTGGCCTGATGTTAACCCAGACCTCATCAACACATCTACATCCCCCTGGCCTGATGTTGACCCAGACCTCTACACCCCCTGGTCTGATGTTAACCCAGACCTCTTCAACACATCAACATCCCCCCTGGCCTGATGTTAACCCAGacctcatcaacacatcaacatCCCCCTGGCCTGATAACACAGACCTCATCAACATCCCCCCTGGCCTGATGTTAACCCAGACCTCATCAACATCCCCCCTGGCCTGATGTTAACACAGacctcatcaacacatcaacatCCCCCTGGCCTGATAACACAGACCTCATCAACATCCCCTGGCCTGATAACACAGACCTCATCAACATCCCCCCTGGCCTGATGTTAACCCAGACCTCAACACATCAACATCCCCCTGGCCTGATAACACAGACCTCATCAACATCCCCCTGGCCTGATAACACAGACCTCATCAACATCCCCCTGGCCTGATGTTAACCCAGACCTCATCACCATCCACCTGGCCTGATGTTAACCCAGTTCCACCCTAGTTCACTTTGGGGTAGATTTTCTCATAGAAGAAGTTCTGTGCCAGCAGGTAGAGTTCCCCGTCCTTCTCCCGGACGGCGTGGGCTCTGACAAACTGGAACTGCTCCTGGGCAAACTCGTAGAACTCGTTCTCCATCTTCCAAATGTCGGACTGCTGCAGCTTGGCGATGGACTCCTTGGTGGGTGGCTTCTTCTCTGTGGTCTTACGCAGGTGGGACTTCTTACCTGGGAGCACACGGGAACAGGAGAGGATCGGTTAGGGTCTACAGTGGTtcgtcctttaaaagttgcagcgtATTGCAGCCGCACAGTACTTGTTTATTTTGATTCAAAGCAATGAATGAgggagtcactcagctttatatAGGTGCCGGCTATATGACTGTGCCATCAACTTGACAATACATAACGATATTTGGAgattattcagattacaaaatcGCTGACTTGCTTTTTAAAAAAGTAAATAAAGGCCAAAACATTTTCtgtttttagagagagagaaacgctgggccaattgttcgcctccctatgggactcccaatcacgttcAGATgtgataaacaacaacaacttagAACCTAACTTAGAAATACATTTGACGATAGAATTCTCCCACTACCCTCCATCTTGGCAAGTCTACTGTCCAGCTACCTGTTGAACAGCCGGAATGTTTCCCTAGTCAGCCCCATTATTAGTGCAACGCCCCTTAAAGTGTTGCTCTGTGCTACCCAGTATGGCAGGGTGGGAGTCCACCCTCCTCCTCGGTCTGTCTTCTGTGCGTGGCTCTGCGGCCCATCCTGTGCCCTCTGCCCTCGTGCCTTGAACCTCGCACGCTTTCAGTGGATAcagctggagaactgcaaggcaGTCCCATTGTGCGTCACTCCTGAGCCATGaccaatatatattgtcctgctaataaaaaaaataatattttggagatgatttcgtTTTCAAACACTGTAAAATGAGCGAGAAataggccattcttgaacatggggtgagatatTGTTACTCATTTGTAAATAAAGttttatttatttctgtttttaaagcgagaaaaaaacacacacaaaaacctagtcatctcatgggtctcccagttgaGGGCAGCAcgggtattgaaccagcatctgtagcaacacagcttgTACTGCTATGCAGCGTCTTAGATCGCTGCAGTGTCTtaggcgctgtacaacgtgactggTCGGGAGtggcctacagtactacagtaagagcaaaacaatcctaacaaaataaaatgtatttatttattaagtaatactgaagtcgtgcacaattatcagtttctattgaGGTTTATGccacccattcattgtcagttagagacacagtaggaccatggtgcttgcctacggagctgtgaggggaacggcacctcagtacctccaggctctgatcaggccctacacccaaacaagggcactgcgttcatccacctctggcctgctcgcctccctaccactgaggaagtacagttcccgctcagcccagtcaaaactgttcgctgctctggccccccaatggtggaacaaactccctcacgacgccaggacagcggagtcaatcaccaccttccggagacacctgaaaccccacctctttaaggaatacctaggataggataaagtaatccttctcacccccttaaaagatttagatgcactattgtaaagtggctgttccactggatgtcataaggtggatgcaccaatttgtaagtcgctctggataagagcgtctgctaaatgacttaaatgtaaatgtaatgtaaatgacccaaaagcataatcagtactctacctcccccttgtggtggtctgaagcaatgaagtggtgatgcagggtaccgtactaaaccacaaattacctctaagtaCCGCAGCATAATTGCAAAAACTtttagtggagcaaccactgtaTCTATCCAACAGGCTACTCCTTCACTTGGTCTGCCCAAGTGCCCTAAATATAGCAGGTTATTCTGCCCAAGTGCCCTAAATATAGTAGGTTATTCTGCCCAAGTGCCCTAAATATAGTAGTTTATTCTGCCCAAGTGCCCTAAATATAGTAGGTTATTCTGCCCAAGTGCCCTAAATATAGCAGGTTATTCTGCCCAAGTGCCCTAAATATAGCAGGTTATTCTGCCCAAGTGCCCTAAATATAGCAGGTTATTCTGCCCAAGTGCCCTAAATATAGTAGGTTATTCTGCCCAAGTGCCCTAAATATAGTAGGTTATTCTGCCCAAGTGCCCTAAATATAGTAGGTTATTCTGCCCAAGTGCCCTAAATATAGTAGGTTATTCTGCCCAAGTGCCCTAAATATAGTAGGTTATTCTGCCCAAGTGCCCTAAATATAGTAGGTTATTCTGCCCAAGTGCCCTAAATATAGTAGGTTATTCTGCCCAAGTGTACTAAATGCTGTTACCAGGAAAAGAGCAGAGTGGGCTGCAGACCAGGGTCGGTCAGAAGGACATGGCGCCAAAGAGACAAGGCTAGAACACTGACAGGGTTTTATCTGCTGATGCTAAGTGAGAGGAACCAGGATACATGATGTGCCAGTACAGTACCTGTTTTGTAGAGGCCTGTGGCACCCTTGAAGAAGCGGGGCAGGGCTGCCTCCAGCATCATGATAAAGTCCTCCAGCTCCTCTGTCACCCCGACTAGTAGATATTCATTCAGCAGGTTATACTTGGCCTGATCCAGGGCCCACCTGCTGCCTACATTCCtatagtacacatacacacaacatacaGTTCACACCATGGTAATTACATATAGAAAACTCATTTAATAAGATATATCTGTGGTTTACACACTGTTTAACGACAACAAATGACTTAATTATTACGTTATCAATGTGTTCTGATTACTAACACATTGACCAAAGTCCCCTAGGCCCCAGCCGGTGCAATGGGGATAAGTGGGTCAGCGCTGGCAGCCATGTTGGCTCCCACCCAGCGCTGGCAGCCATGTTGGCTCCCACCCAGCACTGGCAGCCATGTTGGCTCCCACCCAGCACTGGCAGCCATGTTGGCTCCCACCCACCACTGGCAGCCATGTTGGCTCCCACCCACCACTGGCAGCCATGTTGGCTCCCACCCACCACTGGCAGCCATGTTGGCTCCCACCCACCACTGGCAGCCATGTTGGCTCCCACCCACCACTGGCAGCCATGTTGGCTCCCACCCACCACTGGCAGCCATGTTGGTACCCACCCACCACTGGCAGCCATGTTGGCTCCCACCCACCACTGGCAGCCATGTTGGCACCCACCCACCACTGGCAGCCATGTTGGCTCCCACCCAACACTGGCAGCCATGTTGGCTCCCACCCACCACTGGCAGCCATGTTGGCTCCCACCCACCACTGGCAGCCATGTTGGTACCCACCAGCACTCTGAGTAGTGTCCGCAGAAGAACGGGATCTGGAGCCAAAGCTTCTCAGAGGCACAGTCAGAACCACCTGCTGACACACACTCATCAaaggtctaacacacacacacacaaacacacaccagaaATAGAGCTTCATATACACTCACTAGGGCGATAAGACATTTTAAAACACAATTGAAAACCAGTATGTTACTGTGTAACTATTTGTATATGTATACAACAATACCTTTTTGTCACCTTGTTTTCTCCGTCGAAGGCCAGGCCTGTAGTCATCTCCAAACCTCAGGAAGTAGTAGTATGATACGAGGCGTTGGATGGGGTCCCGGACCACGTTGATGTAAACGGGTTTACCTCTCACCCCATACCTATCAGAGGGAAAATAGTTAGAGTATACCTGTACCTAACCACAAGTTAGGAGAATACCTGTACCTAATCACAAGTTAGGAGAATACCTGTACCTAATCACAAGTTAGGAGAATACCTGTACCTAATCACAAGTTAGGAGAATACCTGTACCTAATCACAAGTTAGGAGAATACCTGTACCTAATCACAAGTTAGGAGAATACCTGTACCTAATCACAATAGTTAGGAGAATACCTGTACCTAATCACAATAGTTAGGAGAATACCTGTACCTAATCACAATAGTTAGGAGAATACCTGTACCTAATCACAAGTTAGGAATATACCTGTACCTAATCACAATAGTTAGGAGAATACCTGTACCTAACCACAATAGTTAGGAGAATACCTGTACCTAACCACAATAGTTAGGAATATACCTGTACCTAATCACAAGTTAGGAATATACCTGTACCTAATCACAAGTTAGGAATATACCTGTACCTAATCACAAGTTAGGAATATACCTGTACCTAACCACAATAGTTAGGAGAATACCTGTACCTAACCACAAGTTAGGAGAATACCTGTACCTAATCACAAGTTAGGAGAACACCTGTACCTAATCACAATAGTTAGGAGAACACCTGTACCTAATCACAGTAGTTAGGAGAACACCTGTACCTAGTCACAATAGTTAGGAGAATACCTGTACCTAATCACAATAGTTAGGAGAATACCTGTACCTAATCACAATAGTTAGGAGAATACCTGTACCTAACCACAATAGTTAGGAGAATACCTGTACCTAACCACAATAGTTAGGAGAATACCTGTACCTAATCACAATAGTTAGGAGAATACCTGTACCTAATCACAAGTTAGGAATATACCTGTACCTAATCACAAGTTAGGAATATACCTATACCTAATCACAAGTTAGGAATATACCTGTACCTAATCACAAGTTAGGAATATACCTGTACCTAATTACAAGTTAGGAATATACCTGTACCTAATTACAAGTTAGGAATATACCTGTACCTAATCACAAGTTAGGAATATACCTGTACCTAATCTCAAGTTAGGAATATACCTGTACCTAATCTCAAGTTAGGAATATACCTGTACCTAATCACAAGTTAGGAATATACCTGTACCTAATTACAAGTTAGGAATATACCTGTACCTAATTACAAGTTAGGAATATACCTGTACCTAATTACAAGTTAGGAATATACCTGTACCTAATTACAAGTTAGGAATATACCTGTACCTAATTACAAGTTAGGAATATACCTGCACCTAATCACAATAGTTAGGAATATACCTGTACCTAATCACAATAGTTAGGAATATACCTGTACCTAATCACAATAGTTAGGAATATACCTGTACCTAATCACAAGTTAGGAATATACCTGTACCTAATCACAATAGTTAGGAATATACCTGTACCTAATCACAAGTTAGGAATATACctgaatatacagtgcattcggaaagtaataAGATCCCTACACCTTTccctcattttgttacgttacagccttattctaaaaatgattaaatcgttttttccccctca is a genomic window of Oncorhynchus nerka isolate Pitt River linkage group LG24, Oner_Uvic_2.0, whole genome shotgun sequence containing:
- the hs2st1b gene encoding heparan sulfate 2-O-sulfotransferase 1, yielding MGLLRIMMPPKLQLLSILVFGVSMLFIENQIQKLEESRAKLERTIARHEVREVEQRHTQDGVRNTLAEAEDVVIIYNRVPKTASTSFTNIAYDLCGKNHFHVLHINTTKNNPVMSLQDQVRFVRNVTSWRAMKPGFYHGHVAFLDFSKYGVRGKPVYINVVRDPIQRLVSYYYFLRFGDDYRPGLRRRKQGDKKTFDECVSAGGSDCASEKLWLQIPFFCGHYSECWNVGSRWALDQAKYNLLNEYLLVGVTEELEDFIMMLEAALPRFFKGATGLYKTGKKSHLRKTTEKKPPTKESIAKLQQSDIWKMENEFYEFAQEQFQFVRAHAVREKDGELYLLAQNFFYEKIYPKVN